In Leptospira sp. WS58.C1, a single genomic region encodes these proteins:
- a CDS encoding endonuclease/exonuclease/phosphatase family protein, with the protein MKLFKRILIVLLSVFTILLLLVYFSTFHPSDLESVQVKCEEGAPSLESSEPIKVLSWNVQYFAGRNRVFWYDVPDETGPDTGPSKEEIKSTLKKVASVILERDPDFVLFQEVDDGAKKTYSENQSERIMPLLSDRYPCQTEAFYWKAGFVPHPKIMGSVGMKLTIFSKYKILSATRHQLPTPPADPITKQLQLKRAILEASIDVKDKKPLILLNTHLDAFSMGTDTMQRQVAFIENLLDKLDSEKLEWILAGDFNLLPPGFSRKQLHPNGAFFYSDDEEIAPLFKKWDSTASVEELNGPNREKFYTHVPNDPQIAKPDRTIDYIFYSKGITKKEYLVLREGEASESSDHLPLEAVFSLESR; encoded by the coding sequence TTGAAATTATTCAAAAGAATCCTTATCGTTTTGCTGAGTGTTTTCACTATATTACTTCTGCTGGTTTATTTTTCCACATTCCATCCTTCGGACTTGGAATCGGTACAAGTAAAATGTGAAGAAGGTGCGCCGAGCCTAGAATCTTCCGAACCGATCAAAGTATTATCTTGGAACGTGCAATATTTCGCAGGAAGGAATAGAGTATTTTGGTACGATGTTCCGGACGAGACCGGACCGGATACAGGACCTTCTAAAGAAGAGATTAAATCTACTCTTAAAAAAGTGGCGAGTGTGATCTTAGAAAGAGATCCGGATTTCGTTTTATTCCAAGAGGTGGATGACGGAGCTAAAAAAACGTACTCGGAAAATCAATCCGAAAGAATTATGCCCTTACTCTCCGATCGATATCCATGCCAAACGGAAGCGTTCTATTGGAAGGCGGGTTTTGTTCCTCATCCAAAGATCATGGGCTCTGTGGGGATGAAGCTGACTATATTCAGTAAATATAAAATACTTTCCGCGACTCGGCACCAGCTTCCGACACCTCCCGCCGATCCTATTACCAAACAGCTGCAATTAAAACGTGCGATCTTGGAAGCTTCGATAGACGTAAAAGATAAAAAACCTCTGATCCTTTTAAACACACATCTGGATGCGTTCTCCATGGGAACCGATACGATGCAAAGGCAGGTTGCATTTATTGAGAACTTACTGGATAAATTGGATTCCGAAAAATTAGAATGGATATTAGCGGGGGATTTCAATCTTCTTCCTCCCGGTTTTTCCAGAAAACAATTACATCCTAATGGAGCATTCTTTTACAGTGACGATGAGGAAATTGCACCCTTATTCAAAAAATGGGATTCGACCGCAAGTGTGGAAGAATTGAACGGACCAAATCGGGAAAAATTCTATACTCATGTGCCGAATGATCCTCAGATCGCAAAGCCGGATAGAACGATCGATTATATCTTCTATTCAAAGGGAATAACTAAAAAAGAATACTTAGTGTTACGGGAAGGAGAAGCCTCCGAATCCAGTGATCATCTTCCCTTAGAGGCGGTATTCTCCTTGGAATCTCGTTAA
- a CDS encoding VOC family protein translates to MRPFKILGVQQIAVGGDSKDKLKKFWVDTLGLQNIGSFRSEKENVDEDILQMGKGPYAVEVDIMEPVDPNKSPRVNDPKLNHIGLWVDDIHKAVEWLTAQGVRFTPGGIRKGAGGHEVTFIHPKGNEEFPICGEGVLVELVQAPKEVIEALG, encoded by the coding sequence ATGAGACCGTTTAAAATTCTGGGCGTACAACAAATCGCAGTCGGCGGAGACAGTAAGGATAAGCTCAAAAAATTTTGGGTGGATACTCTCGGATTGCAGAACATTGGTTCTTTTAGAAGTGAAAAAGAGAACGTAGACGAAGATATCCTACAGATGGGCAAAGGCCCCTATGCTGTAGAAGTCGATATCATGGAACCAGTGGATCCGAACAAAAGTCCAAGAGTCAACGATCCGAAGTTAAATCATATCGGACTTTGGGTGGACGATATCCATAAGGCAGTGGAATGGCTGACTGCACAAGGAGTTCGTTTTACCCCCGGCGGTATTCGCAAAGGAGCCGGAGGTCACGAAGTGACTTTTATCCATCCTAAAGGGAATGAGGAATTTCCGATCTGCGGAGAAGGGGTTCTTGTAGAACTTGTCCAGGCACCCAAAGAAGTGATCGAAGCTTTAGGTTAA